From one Desulfobacterales bacterium genomic stretch:
- a CDS encoding efflux RND transporter permease subunit, which produces MSDSRISQARGPISWMVHNRVTPNLLMIFLLLGGLFMTTRIKQEVYPEFDLDMVTISVAYSGASPEEVEQGIILAVEEAIRAIDGVKELTATATEGNGTVNAELEEGGDQQKIYQEIKQEIDRITTFPEDADEPQVSLATHLREVLAIDLYGDVPEMALRGTADQVRDRLLQNSDITQVELAGARDYEILVEVPQERLRAYGLTLTGIAQTIDSASTDIPGGSVDTAGGDILLRMKDRRDWAVEFARIPIVTTADGSVVYLEDIADVREDFEDSDRSAAYDGHPCIGIDVYRVGDQTPMGVAGAVRTTMREIEQDLPAGIEWHISRDQSEVYQQRLELLLKNAFMGLSLVLVMLGIFLEFRLAFWVTMGIPTAFLGSLLFLPAMGVSINMISMFAFIVALGIVVDDAIVAGENIYEYQQQGMSFAQAAVLGARDVAVPIAFSILTNVVAFLPLFFIPGEMGKVWKVIPLVVITVFLISWIESLLILPGHLAHVKRRLSSQRTHRLQRWQQGFTRQVARFIDRAYGPFLDLCIRWRTLTVALGLAALIVVISYALSGRIGLIMMSRVESDTAKVTAVLPVGSPMGKVVAVQDRLANAMEAVATENGGDRLLKGVSSRIKENQVEVRAYLTVSGVRLLNTS; this is translated from the coding sequence ATGAGTGACAGTCGAATTTCGCAAGCCCGTGGTCCTATCTCCTGGATGGTGCATAACCGGGTCACACCGAACCTGCTGATGATTTTCCTGCTGCTGGGCGGACTGTTCATGACCACCCGCATCAAACAGGAAGTTTATCCCGAGTTTGACCTGGACATGGTGACGATCAGCGTCGCCTACTCGGGGGCCAGCCCCGAAGAAGTCGAGCAGGGGATCATCCTGGCCGTGGAGGAGGCCATCCGTGCCATCGACGGGGTCAAAGAACTGACCGCCACTGCTACCGAGGGCAACGGAACGGTCAATGCCGAGCTGGAAGAGGGGGGTGACCAGCAGAAAATCTACCAGGAAATTAAACAGGAGATCGATCGGATCACCACGTTTCCCGAAGATGCCGATGAGCCACAGGTCTCCCTTGCCACTCATCTTCGGGAGGTGCTTGCCATCGATCTTTATGGTGATGTACCGGAAATGGCACTGCGCGGGACGGCTGATCAGGTGCGTGACCGGTTGTTGCAAAATTCGGATATCACCCAGGTCGAGCTGGCCGGGGCTCGGGACTATGAAATTCTGGTTGAAGTGCCTCAGGAGCGTTTGCGGGCTTACGGTCTGACCCTGACCGGGATCGCCCAGACCATTGATAGCGCATCGACCGATATTCCCGGCGGTTCGGTTGATACGGCCGGCGGGGATATCCTGCTGCGGATGAAAGACCGTCGCGACTGGGCCGTTGAGTTTGCCCGGATTCCGATCGTTACCACTGCCGACGGCAGCGTGGTGTATCTGGAAGATATCGCAGATGTGCGTGAAGATTTCGAGGACAGCGACCGGTCCGCCGCTTACGACGGACATCCCTGTATCGGTATTGATGTTTACCGGGTCGGAGACCAGACTCCCATGGGCGTTGCCGGGGCGGTTCGCACAACCATGCGTGAAATCGAGCAGGACCTGCCCGCCGGTATCGAGTGGCACATCAGCCGCGATCAATCCGAGGTCTACCAGCAGCGTCTGGAACTGCTGCTGAAAAACGCCTTCATGGGATTGTCGCTGGTACTCGTGATGCTCGGGATTTTTCTGGAATTCAGGCTGGCCTTCTGGGTCACCATGGGCATCCCCACCGCCTTTCTCGGCAGCCTGCTCTTTTTGCCTGCCATGGGGGTGTCGATCAACATGATCTCCATGTTTGCCTTTATCGTTGCACTGGGGATTGTGGTGGATGATGCCATCGTTGCCGGCGAGAATATCTACGAGTACCAGCAGCAGGGAATGAGCTTTGCGCAGGCTGCAGTTCTCGGGGCCCGGGATGTGGCGGTGCCCATTGCCTTTTCCATTCTGACCAACGTGGTGGCTTTTCTGCCCCTTTTTTTTATTCCCGGGGAAATGGGAAAGGTCTGGAAAGTTATTCCCCTGGTGGTTATTACTGTTTTTCTTATTTCCTGGATCGAATCACTGCTGATTCTGCCGGGCCACCTGGCCCACGTCAAGCGCCGTTTGTCCAGTCAGCGGACCCATCGCCTGCAACGCTGGCAGCAGGGGTTCACCCGGCAGGTGGCCCGTTTCATCGACAGGGCCTACGGCCCCTTTCTGGATCTTTGCATCCGCTGGCGGACCCTGACTGTGGCCCTCGGTCTGGCAGCGCTGATCGTGGTGATCAGCTACGCGCTCAGCGGCCGCATTGGCTTGATCATGATGTCACGGGTCGAGTCGGATACGGCCAAGGTGACTGCCGTTCTCCCTGTGGGAAGTCCTATGGGCAAGGTCGTGGCCGTTCAGGACAGGCTGGCCAACGCCATGGAAGCGGTGGCCACCGAAAACGGGGGCGATCGACTGCTTAAGGGGGTGTCTTCCAGGATCAAAGAAAACCAGGTGGAAGTAAGGGCCTACCTCACTGTTTCCGGGGTCCGCCTTTTGAACACCAGC
- a CDS encoding efflux RND transporter periplasmic adaptor subunit — translation MLSEQEILIPNNHKIPGAGTESRRQRRWKNIVFRGLLPLVVIAASVAVSLWLMETGPQAKSGPRTRNATLVSIRTVDYGPQQTVISGMGTVAAACSVELKPQVNGEIIELNGNLVPGGHFRKDEMLLKIDPTDYRLTVRELATDVAKVESDLQLEQGNQLIAQKEYNLLGETVSDQERALMLRRPQLENLRATLEAARAKLDQARVNLARTEIKAPFNAVVQSREVNQGTRVSESTVLATLVGTDAYWVEVSVTVSQLRWIRIPQTEKDPGSLVKIYDSAAWGDGVYRQGRVIRLEAGLEEQGRMARLLVQVEDPLSLQADSAGQPRMLIGAYVRVEIQGQAVPLAAAIEREFIRNGSSVWVMDAEGRLAIRPVKIAFRGMDRLLITGGIEPGERLVITDLAAPVEGMSLRTADDTAGRAATRLTDIQEDRS, via the coding sequence ATGCTGTCAGAACAAGAAATATTAATTCCCAATAATCATAAAATACCCGGGGCGGGGACTGAAAGCCGCCGCCAGCGGCGCTGGAAAAACATTGTTTTCCGTGGTCTGCTGCCGCTGGTGGTAATCGCCGCATCCGTGGCCGTCTCCCTCTGGCTGATGGAAACCGGGCCTCAGGCAAAATCGGGACCCCGGACGCGAAACGCGACCCTGGTGTCAATCAGGACTGTGGATTACGGTCCCCAGCAGACGGTTATTTCCGGCATGGGGACCGTTGCCGCCGCCTGCAGTGTTGAATTGAAGCCGCAGGTTAATGGCGAGATCATCGAATTGAACGGTAATCTGGTGCCCGGCGGCCATTTTCGTAAGGACGAGATGCTGCTCAAGATCGATCCCACCGACTACCGTCTGACCGTGCGGGAACTTGCCACCGATGTGGCCAAAGTCGAGTCAGACCTGCAGTTGGAGCAGGGCAATCAGCTTATCGCTCAAAAAGAATACAACCTGTTGGGTGAAACAGTCAGCGACCAGGAAAGGGCTTTGATGCTGCGCCGGCCACAGTTGGAAAATCTGCGGGCCACCCTGGAAGCGGCCCGGGCAAAGCTTGATCAGGCCCGGGTTAATCTTGCACGCACCGAGATCAAGGCCCCGTTCAATGCCGTGGTCCAGTCACGAGAGGTAAATCAGGGTACCCGGGTTAGCGAATCCACCGTACTGGCTACCCTGGTCGGCACCGATGCCTACTGGGTGGAAGTATCGGTGACGGTGAGTCAATTGCGCTGGATCCGCATTCCGCAAACCGAGAAGGATCCGGGGTCGCTGGTAAAAATTTATGACTCGGCTGCCTGGGGCGACGGGGTCTATCGGCAAGGCCGGGTGATTCGGCTGGAAGCGGGCCTGGAGGAGCAGGGGCGTATGGCGCGACTGCTGGTCCAGGTGGAAGATCCCCTGAGTCTGCAGGCAGATAGTGCGGGCCAGCCCCGCATGTTGATCGGCGCTTACGTACGGGTGGAGATTCAGGGTCAGGCGGTGCCCCTGGCTGCGGCCATCGAGCGTGAGTTCATCCGTAACGGCAGCAGCGTATGGGTCATGGATGCCGAAGGGCGCCTTGCGATCCGCCCGGTTAAGATCGCCTTTCGGGGAATGGATCGATTATTGATCACCGGTGGCATTGAGCCGGGGGAACGACTGGTCATCACCGACCTGGCCGCGCCTGTGGAAGGGATGTCCCTGCGTACCGCGGATGACACAGCCGGCCGGGCCGCAACAAGGCTTACGGACATACAGGAGGACCGGTCATGA
- a CDS encoding HAMP domain-containing sensor histidine kinase, with the protein MKPVSSLFAKILSWFFLNLILVIAALSLFFAFQPQVDLHAIFGKQGSNRLRTAGMLISHDLNQTLPANWPDILARHSQIHQVDFALILEDGSRFFSKDMQLPEEITARVTGALQRSPHPGRFPPPSLIDDPPRHLKQHKVDGDDEFLKKITKKNPPLRAVELDQRPRLTMRTKHPTRYWTGIGIPVSPGPLRHPAPALLLAVSDSITGNGFFFDPLPWMIVAGTVILISVLFWIPMVKNITRPLTRMTRATEEIAKGRFDVAIHEPRGDEIGRLAKAINHMTSRLSDFVKGQKRFLGDVAHELGSPIARIQFGLGALEQRVQGDNRQRVVEVMEDVDHMSKLVNELLAFSRAEMKTRTILLESIDLLPVVQEAVKRENLPEVKIIANVDPEIRVVASAELLTRALANLIRNAVKYAGDAGAIYISAEKNKDEIAIEVRDTGPGVAEDLLDQLFEPFFRPEPSRDRNSGGVGLGLAIVKTCVETCQGTVSARNLKPKGFAVTITLKTL; encoded by the coding sequence ATGAAACCAGTGTCCTCTTTATTTGCAAAAATTCTGTCCTGGTTCTTTTTAAACCTGATTCTGGTAATCGCGGCCCTATCGTTATTTTTTGCCTTCCAGCCCCAGGTGGATCTGCATGCGATTTTCGGAAAACAGGGCTCCAATCGCCTGCGCACCGCCGGAATGTTGATTTCCCATGATCTGAACCAGACGCTGCCGGCGAACTGGCCGGATATACTTGCCAGGCATTCACAGATCCACCAGGTGGATTTTGCGCTTATTCTTGAAGATGGTTCCCGCTTCTTTTCAAAAGATATGCAGCTGCCTGAAGAAATAACTGCAAGAGTGACGGGCGCTTTGCAACGCTCCCCTCACCCTGGCCGGTTTCCCCCGCCCTCTTTGATCGACGATCCTCCAAGGCATCTGAAACAGCACAAGGTTGATGGTGACGATGAATTTCTAAAAAAAATCACCAAGAAAAATCCACCCTTACGCGCCGTTGAGCTTGATCAAAGGCCCCGTTTGACGATGCGGACAAAGCATCCGACCCGTTACTGGACAGGAATTGGCATTCCGGTGTCACCTGGTCCATTGCGCCATCCTGCCCCGGCACTGCTGTTGGCTGTTTCAGATTCCATAACGGGAAATGGTTTTTTTTTCGACCCCCTTCCCTGGATGATCGTCGCAGGAACGGTGATACTGATTTCGGTTCTGTTTTGGATTCCGATGGTCAAAAACATCACTCGGCCCCTGACCCGCATGACCCGCGCAACCGAAGAAATTGCCAAAGGACGCTTTGATGTGGCTATCCACGAACCCCGGGGCGATGAAATCGGACGTCTGGCAAAAGCGATAAACCACATGACCTCACGGTTGTCCGATTTCGTGAAGGGCCAGAAACGATTTTTAGGCGATGTAGCCCATGAACTGGGCTCTCCCATCGCCCGGATTCAATTCGGCCTCGGTGCACTGGAACAGCGCGTGCAGGGGGATAACCGACAGCGGGTGGTTGAGGTAATGGAGGATGTTGACCACATGTCCAAACTGGTCAACGAGCTGCTCGCCTTTTCGCGGGCAGAAATGAAAACGAGAACGATCCTGCTGGAATCAATCGATCTGCTTCCTGTGGTTCAAGAGGCGGTAAAGCGGGAGAACCTGCCGGAGGTTAAAATCATCGCAAACGTAGATCCCGAAATCCGCGTTGTTGCATCCGCCGAGCTGTTGACCCGGGCACTTGCCAATCTTATAAGAAATGCCGTCAAATATGCCGGAGATGCCGGAGCGATTTATATTTCCGCCGAAAAGAACAAAGATGAGATCGCAATAGAGGTGAGGGACACCGGCCCCGGTGTTGCCGAAGATCTGCTTGATCAACTTTTCGAGCCTTTCTTCCGCCCCGAACCTTCCCGAGATCGGAATTCCGGTGGTGTCGGCCTTGGACTGGCAATCGTGAAAACCTGCGTTGAAACCTGCCAGGGAACGGTCTCTGCCCGCAACCTGAAGCCCAAAGGCTTTGCAGTTACCATCACCTTAAAAACCTTATGA
- a CDS encoding efflux transporter outer membrane subunit — protein sequence MMVALASGCSPVIHSLKTPVAVPEQFSESGTSPLSDKWWKSFDDPVLSGLIDQALINNFDLKTAWDRLRQAQALARSAGADLFPSLDVEVENSRNRFREYGETDEGHSYSLGLAASYELDLWGRIQSSRDAAAFEAQANAQDLRAAALTLSAQVAGTWYQLVEQYGQLELLDAQIVTNEKVLELVTLQFHTGQVGIADMLQQRQLVEANQGEKAQALAQATVLEHQLAILLGYPPRQKVAPQVAALINLPPMPQSGLPSELIQRRPDIRSAYFSVLAADSDLAAAIADRFPTLSLTAGVDTSGVHTRDLFDNWLATLAANLVSPIIDGGLRKAEVDRTRAVAAEALHTYGQTILDALGEVEDALVQEQRRRDLIASIDKQLTLAGQVIERVQDRYLQGTVEYQRVLDALLSRQTLQRSLLTAKRDLVQDRIDLCRALGTGWALERPEQN from the coding sequence ATGATGGTGGCGTTGGCCTCGGGTTGCAGCCCGGTGATTCATTCGCTCAAGACACCGGTTGCGGTTCCGGAACAGTTCTCCGAATCCGGCACTTCGCCGTTGTCTGACAAGTGGTGGAAATCCTTTGATGATCCGGTGCTGAGCGGGCTCATCGATCAAGCGTTGATAAATAACTTCGATCTTAAGACTGCCTGGGATCGCCTCCGTCAGGCCCAGGCCCTGGCGCGCAGTGCCGGGGCGGATCTTTTCCCGTCGCTCGATGTCGAGGTCGAGAACTCGCGAAACCGTTTCCGCGAATACGGCGAGACAGATGAAGGCCACAGCTATTCCCTGGGGCTTGCCGCCAGTTACGAGCTGGACCTGTGGGGACGGATCCAATCCAGTCGCGATGCTGCCGCATTTGAAGCACAAGCCAACGCGCAGGACCTCCGGGCAGCGGCCCTGACCCTCTCAGCCCAGGTAGCCGGTACCTGGTATCAGTTGGTCGAACAGTACGGGCAACTGGAACTGCTGGATGCGCAGATTGTTACCAATGAAAAGGTTCTCGAGCTGGTGACGTTGCAGTTCCACACCGGCCAGGTCGGCATCGCCGATATGCTGCAACAGCGGCAACTGGTAGAGGCCAACCAGGGAGAAAAAGCCCAGGCGCTGGCCCAGGCCACGGTTTTGGAGCACCAATTGGCAATCCTGCTCGGATATCCGCCCCGGCAGAAAGTGGCGCCGCAGGTTGCAGCGTTGATAAACCTGCCGCCAATGCCACAATCGGGTCTGCCTTCCGAATTGATACAACGCCGTCCGGATATCCGCAGCGCTTATTTTAGTGTTCTGGCGGCTGACAGCGACCTGGCTGCGGCCATTGCCGACCGCTTTCCCACGCTGAGCCTCACCGCCGGGGTAGACACCTCGGGTGTGCACACCCGGGATCTGTTTGACAACTGGCTGGCAACGCTGGCCGCCAATCTGGTGTCCCCGATTATCGATGGGGGCTTGCGCAAGGCCGAGGTCGACCGGACCCGTGCCGTCGCCGCCGAAGCGCTGCATACCTACGGCCAAACCATTCTCGATGCTCTGGGAGAGGTGGAGGACGCTCTGGTTCAGGAACAGCGCCGGCGCGATCTCATCGCCAGCATCGACAAGCAGCTGACGCTGGCCGGTCAGGTTATTGAGCGGGTGCAGGACAGATATCTCCAGGGGACGGTGGAGTACCAGCGGGTGCTTGATGCGCTGCTCTCCCGGCAGACCCTTCAGCGGAGCCTTTTGACCGCCAAACGGGATCTGGTGCAGGATCGTATCGATCTGTGCCGGGCTCTCGGTACGGGGTGGGCGCTGGAGCGGCCGGAACAGAATTAG
- a CDS encoding response regulator transcription factor, whose translation MTHPDTLLTKLKILIIDDDQKLCRLVADYLEPMGYDVEAAHTGARGLEMIQAGDYQAVILDVMMPGMDGFEVLKRLRRESNIPVLMLSALGEETDRIVGLEMGADDYLPKTFSSRELLARLRAVTRRHTTSGHQAETAPADKSLIFGELKIDPGSRTARLGTTPLNLTPVEYDLLTSLARSPGRVLTRDQLLDAVAGRSYDVFDRSIDVHISSLRRKLGEDPRKPGFIQTVRTAGYMFNYPGDEKS comes from the coding sequence ATGACGCATCCGGACACTTTACTGACAAAACTGAAAATATTAATCATTGATGATGACCAAAAGCTGTGTCGGCTTGTGGCAGACTATCTGGAGCCCATGGGCTACGATGTAGAGGCGGCCCACACGGGAGCCCGGGGGCTGGAAATGATCCAGGCCGGTGACTATCAAGCGGTGATTCTCGATGTTATGATGCCCGGTATGGACGGATTTGAGGTTTTAAAACGGTTGCGCAGAGAATCAAACATACCGGTTCTGATGCTCAGTGCGCTGGGTGAAGAAACCGACAGAATCGTAGGCCTTGAGATGGGGGCAGATGATTATCTTCCCAAAACCTTCTCCTCACGTGAACTTTTAGCACGCCTTCGCGCCGTTACCCGCCGCCATACCACATCCGGACATCAGGCTGAGACAGCGCCAGCGGATAAAAGCTTGATATTCGGGGAGCTAAAAATCGACCCTGGCTCCCGAACGGCCCGTTTAGGGACAACCCCACTGAACTTGACGCCGGTTGAATACGATCTGTTGACCAGCCTGGCCAGATCCCCCGGCCGGGTTCTGACCCGGGATCAGCTCCTGGATGCCGTGGCCGGCAGGAGCTACGATGTTTTTGACCGCTCCATCGATGTCCACATCTCCTCGTTGCGACGCAAGCTTGGAGAAGATCCCCGCAAGCCCGGATTCATCCAGACGGTTCGGACCGCCGGATATATGTTCAATTATCCGGGAGATGAGAAATCATGA